The following proteins are encoded in a genomic region of Aquella oligotrophica:
- a CDS encoding MBL fold metallo-hydrolase — translation MEIEYQLNKKLESVKPEYKGNLKKNGRFLNYQKVAAPKLKDILRWKTSKNPQMEEKRADAFRLDTLDDPAIFDRTRDKVVWLGHASFLVTLNGCNILLDPVFADIPLVKRRAKIPFQLKDYDSIDYILISHAHYDHLDKKTVRRLAKINPELKIYCGLGTAELLQKRWRISNTVIEAGWYQKFPLFADGVEIYFMPALHWSNRSLRDRNLRLWGSFIIRGKNSTIYFMGDSGYSPHFAEIGQLIPDIDYAILGVGAYMPRNIMQYSHINPEEAKQAYHDLGAKYLIPMHYATYDLTDEPYSEPLKKIQGLFIEEKDKLKDIGIGEILDLKSNDS, via the coding sequence ATGGAAATAGAATATCAGTTAAATAAAAAACTGGAATCAGTTAAGCCTGAATATAAAGGTAATTTGAAGAAAAATGGTAGATTTCTTAACTATCAGAAGGTTGCTGCACCAAAATTAAAAGATATCCTGCGTTGGAAAACTTCAAAAAACCCACAAATGGAAGAAAAGCGTGCAGATGCCTTTCGTCTTGATACACTTGATGATCCAGCAATATTTGATCGCACTCGAGATAAGGTTGTTTGGCTTGGTCATGCCAGTTTTCTTGTGACTTTAAATGGTTGCAATATCCTTCTTGATCCAGTATTTGCGGATATTCCCTTAGTTAAGCGGCGGGCAAAAATTCCCTTTCAGCTTAAAGATTATGATTCAATTGATTATATTCTGATTTCACATGCCCATTATGATCATTTGGATAAAAAAACTGTGAGGAGGCTTGCTAAAATAAATCCTGAGCTTAAAATCTATTGTGGTCTAGGGACGGCAGAGTTATTACAGAAAAGATGGAGAATTAGCAATACCGTAATTGAAGCTGGTTGGTATCAAAAATTTCCACTATTTGCCGATGGGGTAGAGATTTATTTTATGCCTGCCCTACATTGGTCGAATCGTAGTTTGCGTGATCGTAATTTACGTTTGTGGGGAAGTTTTATAATTCGTGGTAAAAATTCAACCATTTATTTTATGGGTGATAGTGGTTATTCACCACACTTCGCGGAAATTGGACAACTTATTCCGGATATTGATTATGCCATATTGGGGGTTGGTGCCTATATGCCAAGAAATATTATGCAGTATAGTCATATCAATCCAGAAGAAGCCAAGCAGGCTTATCATGATTTGGGGGCGAAGTATTTGATACCGATGCATTATGCTACTTATGATCTTACCGATGAGCCTTATAGTGAGCCACTCAAAAAAATTCAAGGTTTATTCATCGAAGAAAAAGATAAGCTAAAAGACATTGGCATTGGGGAAATCCTTGATCTAAAAAGCAATGACTCTTAA
- a CDS encoding L,D-transpeptidase family protein — protein MIFDERLFGELTKLNIFQLVVVNISPDIPVASVNLFSYNEGKWTSPLIDLPAVVGKNGATGNKQEGDNKTPLGLYKISLIFGTLLDSKINKMPFRRISSEDKYIDDSEHPDYNCWISGGTSARSYEIMLRPDGLYALGAIIDYNTNPVIPGKGSAIFLHIWRGQRTGTEGCIAMSLTNLKLLLESLKFSRNPHILITS, from the coding sequence ATGATTTTTGATGAAAGATTATTTGGCGAACTAACTAAGTTAAATATATTTCAGTTAGTTGTTGTGAATATCTCTCCTGATATACCTGTGGCTTCTGTAAATTTATTTTCTTATAATGAGGGTAAATGGACTAGCCCATTAATTGATCTTCCTGCTGTAGTTGGTAAAAATGGAGCAACAGGCAATAAACAGGAAGGGGATAACAAGACCCCACTAGGTTTATATAAAATAAGTCTTATTTTTGGCACTTTATTAGATTCAAAGATAAATAAAATGCCTTTTCGGCGGATAAGTTCTGAAGATAAGTATATTGATGATTCGGAGCATCCAGATTATAATTGTTGGATAAGTGGGGGTACTTCTGCTAGAAGCTATGAAATAATGTTACGTCCAGATGGCTTATATGCTTTGGGCGCAATAATTGATTATAATACCAACCCAGTAATTCCGGGAAAAGGTAGTGCAATTTTTCTACATATTTGGCGTGGGCAGAGAACTGGAACAGAGGGGTGTATCGCTATGAGCTTGACTAATTTAAAACTCTTACTTGAATCGCTTAAATTTTCTAGAAATCCACATATTTTAATTACGTCATAA
- a CDS encoding YHYH protein, protein MKNCNFAILLLASISAINLSSCNGGSSSSPAPTPAPSPTPSPTPTPSPTPGPSSYSTVAWFCPYNQQTLNNLGMTSISNEICSSTARTLTGNGIPSDQMVGTFPNTYCPNTISSQNVSFTATVTPIIGSVKAVAPTVGYMNNGVALDPGTAEVVRNDGKIWNIEAINPSSESPNKALNLGLDNDNGHVQPTGKYHYHGLPIGYLDLLSGSTGVPSKPILGGWAVDGFPIYLLYGYSDPNNISSSVVAMVSSYQLKTTPDAGRPSTTQYPMGTFTQDYEYVAGLGNLDECNGATVKTQEFPDGIYAYFITTTYPYIQRCVKGNY, encoded by the coding sequence ATGAAAAACTGTAATTTTGCTATTTTATTATTGGCGAGCATATCGGCAATAAATTTAAGTTCATGTAATGGTGGTAGCAGCAGTAGCCCAGCCCCAACTCCTGCTCCGTCGCCAACACCCAGTCCAACTCCTACTCCGTCGCCAACACCAGGTCCATCTTCATATTCGACGGTGGCATGGTTTTGCCCTTACAATCAACAAACATTAAATAATCTTGGAATGACAAGCATTTCAAATGAAATCTGTAGTTCAACAGCAAGAACTCTTACAGGTAATGGAATTCCTTCTGATCAGATGGTTGGGACATTTCCAAATACCTACTGCCCCAATACGATTAGTTCTCAGAATGTATCATTTACAGCAACTGTTACTCCAATTATAGGTAGCGTCAAAGCTGTAGCACCAACAGTGGGGTATATGAATAATGGCGTGGCACTTGATCCGGGGACTGCCGAAGTAGTTAGAAATGATGGGAAAATTTGGAATATTGAAGCAATAAATCCATCTTCAGAGTCGCCAAATAAAGCACTTAATCTTGGTTTGGATAATGATAATGGGCATGTCCAACCCACGGGAAAATACCACTATCATGGATTACCAATTGGTTATCTTGATTTATTATCTGGTTCTACTGGAGTACCTTCCAAACCCATACTTGGTGGCTGGGCTGTGGATGGCTTCCCTATCTATCTTTTATATGGTTATAGTGATCCCAATAATATCTCAAGTAGTGTTGTGGCAATGGTATCAAGTTATCAGTTAAAAACTACGCCTGATGCAGGTAGACCATCAACTACACAATACCCCATGGGAACATTTACTCAGGATTATGAGTATGTTGCCGGACTTGGAAATCTTGACGAATGTAATGGGGCAACGGTAAAAACCCAGGAATTTCCTGATGGGATATATGCATATTTTATAACCACAACTTATCCTTACATTCAACGTTGCGTTAAAGGCAATTATTAA